The Elaeis guineensis isolate ETL-2024a chromosome 13, EG11, whole genome shotgun sequence genome includes a region encoding these proteins:
- the LOC105056373 gene encoding homeobox-leucine zipper protein ROC8 isoform X2 encodes MDCGDEPEMPEQQGGKRRCQRHTPKQIQELEAMFKICPHPDEKQRMQLSQDLGLEPRQIKFWFQNKRTQMKAHHERTDNCTLRAENDKVRCENIAMKEVLKNAICPSCGGPPTNEDSSVIEQELRMENARLKEELDRVSSFASKYLGRPITQLPLDQPLAMSPPDLSMRGYSNHGPSSSVHLDLLSGSSSTVIPFPFPAAVSEIEKPVMLDLATRAMEELIKLVQTDEPLWVKVGHDGREVLHLETYERIFPRPGQQFKYLDFHSEASRDSGVVTMNSTSLVDMFTDASKWAELFPTIVSNAKNIEVLATGIAGSKSGTLVLMYEELQVLSPVIPTREFCFLRYCHQIQEGLWAIVDVSVDYPGENQLASQSWRLPSGCLIQGMPNGCSKVNWVEHMEVDAKNRIHQLYRNLVHSGMAFGAQRWLSTLQRMCERFACLRVTGISSRDLEGVIPGPDGKRSMMTLAQRMVNNFCARITASNNHGHVWTNPSGFTDVGIRLTVYRSPGPSDYPSGLILSATTSIWLPLPSQRVFSYIKDAKTRAEEVARITNGSHQGNCISMLRTLNSSQSNMLILQESCIDASVSLTAYATVDLPSLDMVMSGVDPSKIPLLPSGFAILPDGQPNGEGASTSSNPMGVASGSLVTVLFQLLVSSSPSAKLDIETVTTITQLINATVQQIKVSLNCPSI; translated from the exons ATGGATTGCGGGGACGAGCCAGAGATGCCCGAGCAGCAGGGAGGCAAAAGACGATGCCAACGGCACACGCCGAAACAGATTCAAGAGCTGGAAGC GATGTTTAAGATATGCCCTCACCCGGATGAGAAGCAGAGGATGCAGCTAAGCCAGGATTTGGGGCTGGAGCCACGGCAGATCAAGTTCTGGTTCCAGAACAAGAGGACTCAGATGAAG GCACACCACGAGAGGACCGATAATTGCACTCTCCGTGCCGAGAATGACAAGGTTCGTTGTGAGAACATTGCGATGAAGGAGGTTCTCAAGAACGCCATCTGCCCATCCTGCGGCGGGCCACCGACCAATGAAGACTCCTCTGTCATTGAGCAGGAGCTTCGGATGGAGAACGCCCGATTGAAGGAAGAG CTTGATCGTGTCTCAAGCTTTGCATCTAAATATCTAGGAAGGCCTATTACCCAACTTCCTTTGGACCAGCCATTGGCAATGTCTCCACCAGATCTGTCAATGCGGGGTTACAGTAATCACGGGCCTAGCTCCTCCGTTCATCTTGATCTTCTCTCTGGAAGTTCATCTACTGTCATTCCATTTCCTTTTCCTGCAGCAGTTTCAGAGATTGAGAAACCTGTTATGCTGGATTTGGCGACCAGGGCGATGGAAGAATTGATCAAGTTAGTGCAGACAGATGAACCCCTCTGGGTGAAGGTTGGGCATGATGGGAGGGAGGTACTTCATCTGGAAACCTATGAAAGGATCTTCCCAAGGCCTGGCCAGCAGTTCAAGTACCTCGATTTCCATTCTGAGGCCTCAAGGGATTCTGGTGTGGTGACTATGAATTCCACATCATTGGTCGATATGTTCACCGATGCG AGCAAGTGGGCAGAGCTATTTCCTACTATTGTTTCTAATGCAAAGAACATCGAAGTACTTGCGACTGGAATTGCAGGCAGTAAGAGTGGAACATTGGTTCTG ATGTACGAGGAACTACAGGTTCTTTCACCAGTCATTCCTACCCGTGAATTCTGCTTCCTGCGCTACTGCCATCAAATTCAAGAGGGTCTGTGGGCAATTGTTGATGTTTCGGTGGACTACCCTGGAGAGAATCAGCTGGCCTCTCAATCGTGGAGGCTTCCTTCTGGCTGCTTGATTCAGGGCATGCCCAATGGCTGCTCTAAG GTAAATTGGGTCGAACACATGGAGGTTGATGCGAAGAACCGGATCCATCAACTTTATAGGAATCTAGTACATAGTGGAATGGCATTTGGAGCGCAGCGTTGGCTCTCCACCCTACAGAGGATGTGCGAGAGGTTTGCATGCTTAAGGGTGACTGGAATTTCAAGTAGAGACCTTGAAGGAG TGATTCCTGGACCTGACGGGAAAAGGAGCATGATGACGCTTGCCCAGAGAATGGTGAACAATTTCTGTGCCCGTATTACTGCATCCAACAACCACGGACACGTATGGACCAATCCCTCAGGATTCACTGATGTTGGCATCCGTCTCACCGTTTACAGAAGTCCAGGTCCTTCCGACTACCCAAGTGGCCTCATCCTTAGTGCAACAACCTCTATATGGTTACCTCTACCATCACAGAGGGTCTTCAGTTACATCAAAGATGCAAAAACTCGAGCTGAG GAGGTTGCACGTATCACAAATGGTTCGCATCAAGGGAACTGCATTTCTATGCTTCGT ACTCTCAATTCTAGCCAGAGCAACATGTTGATACTCCAAGAGAGCTGCATTGATGCATCTGTCTCACTCACAGCCTATGCTACCGTCGATCTACCATCCCTCGATATGGTGATGAGTGGCGTAGACCCATCAAAAATACCACTTCTGCCATCTGGCTTCGCGATATTGCCCGATGGACAACCCAATGGGGAAGGGGCCTCTACCAGCTCAAATCCTATGGGAGTTGCCTCAGGTTCACTGGTCACTGTGTTATTTCAACTCCTTGTAAGCAGCTCGCCCTCTGCCAAACTGGATATTGAGACAGTGACAACCATCACTCAATTAATCAATGCCACAGTGCAGCAAATAAAAGTTTCCTTGAACTGTCCCAGTATCTGA
- the LOC105056373 gene encoding homeobox-leucine zipper protein ROC8 isoform X3, which translates to MDCGDEPEMPEQQGGKRRCQRHTPKQIQELEAMFKICPHPDEKQRMQLSQDLGLEPRQIKFWFQNKRTQMKAHHERTDNCTLRAENDKVRCENIAMKEVLKNAICPSCGGPPTNEDSSVIEQELRMENARLKEELDRVSSFASKYLGRPITQLPLDQPLAMSPPDLSMRGYSNHGPSSSVHLDLLSGSSSTVIPFPFPAAVSEIEKPVMLDLATRAMEELIKLVQTDEPLWVKVGHDGREVLHLETYERIFPRPGQQFKYLDFHSEASRDSGVVTMNSTSLVDMFTDASKWAELFPTIVSNAKNIEVLATGIAGSKSGTLVLMYEELQVLSPVIPTREFCFLRYCHQIQEGLWAIVDVSVDYPGENQLASQSWRLPSGCLIQGMPNGCSKVNWVEHMEVDAKNRIHQLYRNLVHSGMAFGAQRWLSTLQRMCERFACLRVTGISSRDLEGVIPGPDGKRSMMTLAQRMVNNFCARITASNNHGHVWTNPSGFTDVGIRLTVYRSPGPSDYPSGLILSATTSIWLPLPSQRVFSYIKDAKTRAECRRLHVSQMVRIKGTAFLCFVLSILARATC; encoded by the exons ATGGATTGCGGGGACGAGCCAGAGATGCCCGAGCAGCAGGGAGGCAAAAGACGATGCCAACGGCACACGCCGAAACAGATTCAAGAGCTGGAAGC GATGTTTAAGATATGCCCTCACCCGGATGAGAAGCAGAGGATGCAGCTAAGCCAGGATTTGGGGCTGGAGCCACGGCAGATCAAGTTCTGGTTCCAGAACAAGAGGACTCAGATGAAG GCACACCACGAGAGGACCGATAATTGCACTCTCCGTGCCGAGAATGACAAGGTTCGTTGTGAGAACATTGCGATGAAGGAGGTTCTCAAGAACGCCATCTGCCCATCCTGCGGCGGGCCACCGACCAATGAAGACTCCTCTGTCATTGAGCAGGAGCTTCGGATGGAGAACGCCCGATTGAAGGAAGAG CTTGATCGTGTCTCAAGCTTTGCATCTAAATATCTAGGAAGGCCTATTACCCAACTTCCTTTGGACCAGCCATTGGCAATGTCTCCACCAGATCTGTCAATGCGGGGTTACAGTAATCACGGGCCTAGCTCCTCCGTTCATCTTGATCTTCTCTCTGGAAGTTCATCTACTGTCATTCCATTTCCTTTTCCTGCAGCAGTTTCAGAGATTGAGAAACCTGTTATGCTGGATTTGGCGACCAGGGCGATGGAAGAATTGATCAAGTTAGTGCAGACAGATGAACCCCTCTGGGTGAAGGTTGGGCATGATGGGAGGGAGGTACTTCATCTGGAAACCTATGAAAGGATCTTCCCAAGGCCTGGCCAGCAGTTCAAGTACCTCGATTTCCATTCTGAGGCCTCAAGGGATTCTGGTGTGGTGACTATGAATTCCACATCATTGGTCGATATGTTCACCGATGCG AGCAAGTGGGCAGAGCTATTTCCTACTATTGTTTCTAATGCAAAGAACATCGAAGTACTTGCGACTGGAATTGCAGGCAGTAAGAGTGGAACATTGGTTCTG ATGTACGAGGAACTACAGGTTCTTTCACCAGTCATTCCTACCCGTGAATTCTGCTTCCTGCGCTACTGCCATCAAATTCAAGAGGGTCTGTGGGCAATTGTTGATGTTTCGGTGGACTACCCTGGAGAGAATCAGCTGGCCTCTCAATCGTGGAGGCTTCCTTCTGGCTGCTTGATTCAGGGCATGCCCAATGGCTGCTCTAAG GTAAATTGGGTCGAACACATGGAGGTTGATGCGAAGAACCGGATCCATCAACTTTATAGGAATCTAGTACATAGTGGAATGGCATTTGGAGCGCAGCGTTGGCTCTCCACCCTACAGAGGATGTGCGAGAGGTTTGCATGCTTAAGGGTGACTGGAATTTCAAGTAGAGACCTTGAAGGAG TGATTCCTGGACCTGACGGGAAAAGGAGCATGATGACGCTTGCCCAGAGAATGGTGAACAATTTCTGTGCCCGTATTACTGCATCCAACAACCACGGACACGTATGGACCAATCCCTCAGGATTCACTGATGTTGGCATCCGTCTCACCGTTTACAGAAGTCCAGGTCCTTCCGACTACCCAAGTGGCCTCATCCTTAGTGCAACAACCTCTATATGGTTACCTCTACCATCACAGAGGGTCTTCAGTTACATCAAAGATGCAAAAACTCGAGCTGAG TGCAGGAGGTTGCACGTATCACAAATGGTTCGCATCAAGGGAACTGCATTTCTATGCTTCGT ACTCTCAATTCTAGCCAGAGCAACATGTTGA
- the LOC105056373 gene encoding homeobox-leucine zipper protein ROC8 isoform X1: MDCGDEPEMPEQQGGKRRCQRHTPKQIQELEAMFKICPHPDEKQRMQLSQDLGLEPRQIKFWFQNKRTQMKAHHERTDNCTLRAENDKVRCENIAMKEVLKNAICPSCGGPPTNEDSSVIEQELRMENARLKEELDRVSSFASKYLGRPITQLPLDQPLAMSPPDLSMRGYSNHGPSSSVHLDLLSGSSSTVIPFPFPAAVSEIEKPVMLDLATRAMEELIKLVQTDEPLWVKVGHDGREVLHLETYERIFPRPGQQFKYLDFHSEASRDSGVVTMNSTSLVDMFTDASKWAELFPTIVSNAKNIEVLATGIAGSKSGTLVLMYEELQVLSPVIPTREFCFLRYCHQIQEGLWAIVDVSVDYPGENQLASQSWRLPSGCLIQGMPNGCSKVNWVEHMEVDAKNRIHQLYRNLVHSGMAFGAQRWLSTLQRMCERFACLRVTGISSRDLEGVIPGPDGKRSMMTLAQRMVNNFCARITASNNHGHVWTNPSGFTDVGIRLTVYRSPGPSDYPSGLILSATTSIWLPLPSQRVFSYIKDAKTRAEWDVLSNGNSVQEVARITNGSHQGNCISMLRTLNSSQSNMLILQESCIDASVSLTAYATVDLPSLDMVMSGVDPSKIPLLPSGFAILPDGQPNGEGASTSSNPMGVASGSLVTVLFQLLVSSSPSAKLDIETVTTITQLINATVQQIKVSLNCPSI, translated from the exons ATGGATTGCGGGGACGAGCCAGAGATGCCCGAGCAGCAGGGAGGCAAAAGACGATGCCAACGGCACACGCCGAAACAGATTCAAGAGCTGGAAGC GATGTTTAAGATATGCCCTCACCCGGATGAGAAGCAGAGGATGCAGCTAAGCCAGGATTTGGGGCTGGAGCCACGGCAGATCAAGTTCTGGTTCCAGAACAAGAGGACTCAGATGAAG GCACACCACGAGAGGACCGATAATTGCACTCTCCGTGCCGAGAATGACAAGGTTCGTTGTGAGAACATTGCGATGAAGGAGGTTCTCAAGAACGCCATCTGCCCATCCTGCGGCGGGCCACCGACCAATGAAGACTCCTCTGTCATTGAGCAGGAGCTTCGGATGGAGAACGCCCGATTGAAGGAAGAG CTTGATCGTGTCTCAAGCTTTGCATCTAAATATCTAGGAAGGCCTATTACCCAACTTCCTTTGGACCAGCCATTGGCAATGTCTCCACCAGATCTGTCAATGCGGGGTTACAGTAATCACGGGCCTAGCTCCTCCGTTCATCTTGATCTTCTCTCTGGAAGTTCATCTACTGTCATTCCATTTCCTTTTCCTGCAGCAGTTTCAGAGATTGAGAAACCTGTTATGCTGGATTTGGCGACCAGGGCGATGGAAGAATTGATCAAGTTAGTGCAGACAGATGAACCCCTCTGGGTGAAGGTTGGGCATGATGGGAGGGAGGTACTTCATCTGGAAACCTATGAAAGGATCTTCCCAAGGCCTGGCCAGCAGTTCAAGTACCTCGATTTCCATTCTGAGGCCTCAAGGGATTCTGGTGTGGTGACTATGAATTCCACATCATTGGTCGATATGTTCACCGATGCG AGCAAGTGGGCAGAGCTATTTCCTACTATTGTTTCTAATGCAAAGAACATCGAAGTACTTGCGACTGGAATTGCAGGCAGTAAGAGTGGAACATTGGTTCTG ATGTACGAGGAACTACAGGTTCTTTCACCAGTCATTCCTACCCGTGAATTCTGCTTCCTGCGCTACTGCCATCAAATTCAAGAGGGTCTGTGGGCAATTGTTGATGTTTCGGTGGACTACCCTGGAGAGAATCAGCTGGCCTCTCAATCGTGGAGGCTTCCTTCTGGCTGCTTGATTCAGGGCATGCCCAATGGCTGCTCTAAG GTAAATTGGGTCGAACACATGGAGGTTGATGCGAAGAACCGGATCCATCAACTTTATAGGAATCTAGTACATAGTGGAATGGCATTTGGAGCGCAGCGTTGGCTCTCCACCCTACAGAGGATGTGCGAGAGGTTTGCATGCTTAAGGGTGACTGGAATTTCAAGTAGAGACCTTGAAGGAG TGATTCCTGGACCTGACGGGAAAAGGAGCATGATGACGCTTGCCCAGAGAATGGTGAACAATTTCTGTGCCCGTATTACTGCATCCAACAACCACGGACACGTATGGACCAATCCCTCAGGATTCACTGATGTTGGCATCCGTCTCACCGTTTACAGAAGTCCAGGTCCTTCCGACTACCCAAGTGGCCTCATCCTTAGTGCAACAACCTCTATATGGTTACCTCTACCATCACAGAGGGTCTTCAGTTACATCAAAGATGCAAAAACTCGAGCTGAG TGGGATGTTCTCTCCAATGGCAATTCAGTGCAGGAGGTTGCACGTATCACAAATGGTTCGCATCAAGGGAACTGCATTTCTATGCTTCGT ACTCTCAATTCTAGCCAGAGCAACATGTTGATACTCCAAGAGAGCTGCATTGATGCATCTGTCTCACTCACAGCCTATGCTACCGTCGATCTACCATCCCTCGATATGGTGATGAGTGGCGTAGACCCATCAAAAATACCACTTCTGCCATCTGGCTTCGCGATATTGCCCGATGGACAACCCAATGGGGAAGGGGCCTCTACCAGCTCAAATCCTATGGGAGTTGCCTCAGGTTCACTGGTCACTGTGTTATTTCAACTCCTTGTAAGCAGCTCGCCCTCTGCCAAACTGGATATTGAGACAGTGACAACCATCACTCAATTAATCAATGCCACAGTGCAGCAAATAAAAGTTTCCTTGAACTGTCCCAGTATCTGA